One region of Acidimicrobiia bacterium genomic DNA includes:
- a CDS encoding phosphotransferase family protein, giving the protein MTEHGIDVERLGAWLDETGLPGTGEPITTRYLSGGSQNEIYEIRRGDLHCALRIPPPTAPAQRDDGIAREWRIIEALDGTDVPHTKAVGVCTDGSVLGRPFYLMGFVDGWSPMEVDGWPAPFDTDLQARQGLAFALVDGIALLSQVDWRAKGLQDLGRPDGFHERQVDRWTAFLERIKGRELPGFDVAAAWLRAHRPIDYVPGLMHGDYQFANVMFAHGAPARLAAIVDWEMGTVGDPKLDLAWVVQGWPEDTSDERSFGSYVDMKGMPPRSALLQRYAEVSGRQVDDIDYYVILAKWKLAVVLEQGYQRATPDDDKLQAFGPIVLDLMKGAAELAETTTYGRS; this is encoded by the coding sequence GTGACCGAGCACGGCATCGACGTCGAGCGCCTGGGCGCGTGGTTGGACGAGACGGGCCTTCCCGGCACGGGCGAGCCGATCACGACGCGCTACCTCTCGGGCGGCAGCCAGAACGAGATCTACGAGATCCGTCGGGGCGACCTGCACTGCGCGCTGCGCATCCCGCCGCCGACCGCGCCCGCGCAACGTGACGACGGCATCGCGCGCGAGTGGCGGATCATCGAGGCGCTCGACGGCACCGACGTGCCCCACACGAAGGCCGTCGGCGTGTGCACGGACGGTTCCGTGCTCGGCCGTCCCTTCTATCTGATGGGCTTCGTCGACGGCTGGTCGCCGATGGAGGTCGACGGCTGGCCCGCGCCGTTCGACACCGACCTGCAGGCTCGGCAAGGTCTGGCGTTCGCGCTCGTCGACGGGATCGCGCTGCTCTCGCAGGTCGACTGGCGGGCGAAGGGGCTGCAGGACCTGGGCCGTCCCGACGGGTTCCACGAGCGCCAGGTCGACCGGTGGACCGCCTTCCTGGAGCGCATCAAGGGCCGCGAGCTCCCCGGCTTCGACGTCGCGGCCGCATGGCTGCGCGCGCACCGGCCCATCGACTACGTCCCCGGTCTCATGCACGGCGACTACCAGTTCGCGAACGTCATGTTCGCCCACGGTGCGCCCGCGAGGCTCGCCGCCATCGTCGACTGGGAGATGGGCACCGTCGGCGACCCGAAGCTCGACCTCGCGTGGGTCGTGCAGGGCTGGCCCGAGGACACGAGCGACGAGCGGTCGTTCGGGAGCTACGTCGACATGAAGGGGATGCCGCCGCGGTCCGCGCTCCTCCAACGGTACGCCGAGGTGTCGGGCCGGCAGGTCGACGACATCGACTACTACGTGATCCTCGCCAAGTGGAAGCTCGCGGTCGTGCTCGAGCAGGGCTACCAGCGCGCGACACCCGACGACGACAAGCTGCAGGCCTTCGGGCCGATCGTCCTCGACCTCATGAAGGGCGCGGCGGAGCTCGCGGAGACCACGACGTACGGGCGCTCATGA
- a CDS encoding enoyl-CoA hydratase-related protein produces MTEPVLVEERRDTTLVLRLNRPDARNALTPELIDALGRALVAAEADPQTRAVVLTGTGDRAFCAGMDLASFASGEKLGDGGARLMRFLRGDITVPVVGAANATAVAGGFELLLGCDVVVASSAARFALPEVKRGLIASGGGTFVSTRIPLAVALELALTGDPIDAERAYALGLVNQVVAPDAVLDAALALAARIAANGPLAVQATKELVRTAPTDAARAWARLGEWQPRIFSSDDAKEGATAFLEKRDPVWRGS; encoded by the coding sequence ATGACCGAGCCGGTGCTCGTCGAGGAGCGGCGCGACACGACGCTCGTGCTGCGCCTGAACCGTCCCGACGCGCGCAACGCGCTCACGCCCGAGCTGATCGACGCGTTGGGGCGCGCGCTCGTCGCCGCGGAGGCGGACCCGCAGACGCGCGCCGTCGTCCTCACCGGGACGGGTGACCGCGCGTTCTGCGCCGGCATGGACCTCGCGTCGTTCGCGTCGGGCGAGAAGCTCGGCGACGGTGGCGCGCGGCTCATGCGCTTCCTGCGCGGCGACATCACGGTGCCCGTCGTCGGCGCCGCCAACGCGACGGCCGTCGCGGGCGGTTTCGAGCTGTTGCTCGGGTGCGACGTCGTCGTCGCGTCGTCAGCGGCGCGCTTCGCCCTCCCCGAGGTGAAGCGCGGCCTGATCGCATCGGGCGGCGGCACCTTCGTCAGCACGCGGATCCCGCTCGCGGTCGCGCTCGAGCTCGCCCTGACGGGCGACCCGATCGACGCCGAGCGCGCCTACGCGCTCGGTCTCGTCAACCAGGTGGTCGCGCCCGACGCGGTGCTCGACGCCGCGCTCGCGCTCGCGGCGCGGATCGCGGCGAACGGGCCGCTCGCGGTCCAGGCGACGAAGGAGCTCGTGCGCACCGCGCCGACCGACGCCGCCCGCGCGTGGGCGCGCCTCGGCGAGTGGCAGCCGCGCATCTTCTCGAGCGACGACGCCAAGGAAGGTGCCACCGCCTTCCTCGAGAAGCGCGACCCCGTCTGGCGCGGCTCCTGA
- a CDS encoding glycosyl hydrolase family 65 protein produces the protein MIRHPAFASEPWSLHETALHLDLLAQTESVFALSNGHVGWRANLDEGEPHGLPGAYLNGVYEVRPLPYAEAGYGYPEAGQTLIDVTNGKIIRLLIDDEPFDVRYGELRSHDRVLDFRAGTLSRRVEWSSPAGRTVRVSSVRLVSLTQRAIAAVCYEVEPLDAPARVVVQSELVANEPLPAANGDPRAAAVLESPLVAEFDAARDTRAVLVHHTQESALRIGAAIDHVVDGPDVTVTSESWADVARVSATTELQPGQTLRVVKFVGYGWSSVRSLPAVRDQVVAAVEAARRTGWDGLLREQRGYLDDFWARSDVEVDGDAEIQQAVRFALFHVLQAGARVEGRAIPAKGLTGTGYNGHAFWDSETFVLPVLTYTVPEAAEQALRWRHSTLPDALARASQLGLQGAAFPWRTITGAECSSYWPAGTAAFHVDADIADAVVRYVDATADDAFDATVGIEVLVQTARLWRSLGHHDPAGNFRIDGVTGPDEYSAIADNNVYTNLMAQQNLRAAADAVGRHPNRARELGVDDEETAAWRDAADKMVVPYDDALNVHPQAEGFTRHQVWDFDATRPDQYPLLLHFPYFDLYRKQVVKQADLVLAMQLRGDAFTDDQKVRNFAYYEPLTVRDSSLSAATQAVMAAETGHLDLAYDYAAETSLMDLEDLEHNTRDGIHLASLAGNWIALVNGFGGMRARDGALLFAPVLPHGLARIAFTVSFRGRRLHVEVVHDEARYSLAAGEPLDITHHGEAVTVAVGETVARSIRRPPERPRPQQPPGREPVARASADGTEGADPRS, from the coding sequence GTGATCCGGCACCCCGCGTTCGCGTCCGAGCCGTGGTCGCTGCACGAGACAGCGTTGCACCTGGACCTCCTCGCGCAGACCGAGTCCGTGTTCGCGCTGTCGAACGGGCACGTCGGCTGGCGCGCCAACCTCGACGAGGGTGAGCCGCACGGCCTACCCGGGGCGTACCTGAACGGCGTGTACGAGGTGCGCCCGCTCCCGTACGCGGAGGCGGGCTACGGCTATCCCGAAGCCGGGCAGACGCTCATCGACGTCACGAACGGCAAGATCATCCGTCTCCTGATCGACGACGAGCCGTTCGACGTCCGCTACGGCGAGCTCCGTTCGCACGACCGCGTGCTCGACTTCCGCGCCGGCACGCTGTCGCGCCGAGTCGAGTGGTCGTCGCCCGCGGGTCGAACCGTGCGGGTCTCGTCCGTACGGCTCGTCTCGCTGACGCAGCGCGCGATCGCCGCGGTCTGCTACGAGGTCGAGCCCCTCGACGCGCCGGCGCGCGTCGTCGTGCAGTCGGAGCTCGTCGCCAACGAGCCGCTCCCCGCCGCGAACGGTGACCCGCGCGCGGCTGCCGTGCTCGAGTCGCCGCTGGTGGCCGAGTTCGACGCGGCCCGGGACACGCGCGCCGTGCTCGTCCACCACACGCAGGAGAGCGCGCTGCGGATCGGTGCGGCGATCGACCACGTCGTCGACGGGCCGGATGTGACGGTCACGTCGGAGAGCTGGGCGGACGTCGCGCGCGTCAGCGCGACGACCGAGCTCCAGCCGGGGCAGACGCTGCGGGTCGTGAAGTTCGTCGGGTACGGGTGGTCCTCGGTTCGGTCACTGCCCGCGGTCCGCGATCAGGTCGTCGCGGCGGTCGAGGCGGCCCGCCGGACGGGCTGGGACGGGCTGCTGCGCGAGCAGCGCGGGTACCTGGACGACTTCTGGGCCCGCAGCGACGTCGAGGTCGACGGCGACGCCGAGATCCAGCAGGCGGTCCGCTTCGCGCTGTTCCACGTGCTGCAGGCGGGCGCGCGCGTCGAAGGCCGTGCGATCCCGGCGAAGGGGCTGACCGGCACCGGGTACAACGGACACGCGTTCTGGGACAGCGAGACCTTCGTGCTGCCGGTCCTCACCTACACCGTTCCCGAGGCCGCGGAGCAGGCGCTGCGGTGGCGGCACAGCACCCTGCCCGACGCGCTCGCGCGCGCGTCACAGCTCGGCCTGCAGGGTGCCGCGTTCCCCTGGCGCACGATCACGGGCGCCGAGTGCTCGAGCTACTGGCCCGCGGGAACGGCCGCGTTCCACGTCGACGCGGACATCGCGGACGCCGTCGTCCGGTACGTCGACGCGACCGCCGACGACGCGTTCGACGCGACGGTCGGGATCGAGGTGCTCGTCCAGACCGCGCGCTTGTGGCGATCGCTCGGTCATCACGACCCCGCCGGCAACTTCCGCATCGACGGCGTCACCGGTCCGGACGAGTACAGCGCGATCGCCGACAACAACGTGTACACGAACCTGATGGCGCAGCAGAACCTGCGCGCCGCGGCAGACGCCGTCGGGCGTCATCCGAACCGCGCGCGCGAGCTCGGGGTCGACGACGAAGAGACCGCCGCGTGGCGCGACGCCGCCGACAAGATGGTCGTCCCGTACGACGACGCGCTGAACGTCCACCCGCAGGCGGAGGGCTTCACGCGCCACCAGGTGTGGGACTTCGACGCGACCAGGCCCGACCAGTACCCGCTCCTGCTCCACTTCCCGTACTTCGACCTGTACCGCAAGCAGGTCGTCAAGCAGGCCGACCTCGTGCTCGCGATGCAGCTGCGCGGTGACGCGTTCACCGACGACCAGAAGGTGCGCAACTTCGCCTACTACGAGCCGCTGACGGTGCGGGACTCGTCGTTGTCCGCCGCGACGCAGGCGGTCATGGCGGCGGAGACGGGGCATCTCGACCTCGCCTACGACTACGCGGCGGAGACGTCGCTGATGGATCTCGAGGACCTCGAGCACAACACGCGTGACGGCATCCATCTCGCGTCGCTCGCGGGCAACTGGATCGCCCTCGTGAACGGCTTCGGCGGCATGCGGGCGCGCGACGGCGCGCTGCTCTTCGCGCCCGTCCTGCCGCACGGTCTCGCCCGGATCGCGTTCACCGTCTCGTTCCGCGGCCGGCGACTGCACGTCGAGGTCGTGCACGACGAGGCGCGCTACTCGCTCGCGGCGGGCGAGCCGCTCGACATCACGCACCACGGCGAGGCGGTGACCGTGGCGGTCGGGGAGACCGTCGCCCGGTCGATCCGCCGCCCGCCCGAACGGCCCCGGCCCCAGCAGCCGCCGGGGCGCGAGCCGGTGGCGCGCGCGTCGGCGGACGGCACGGAGGGCGCCGACCCGCGCTCCTGA
- a CDS encoding YbhB/YbcL family Raf kinase inhibitor-like protein, whose translation MADTLKVTSTLFDDGATIPKSAAHTYAGGDNVSPDLSWTGVPDGTQSLAVTCYDPDAPTTVGFVHWILFNLPPDTTSLPAGAGAQGRSPSGSVLGFTDWGESQYGGMAPPPGDEPHHYLFTVYALDVPKLDAGATCTYAFFRFSIREHVLATGTLTGRFGL comes from the coding sequence ATGGCGGACACGCTGAAGGTCACGAGCACGCTGTTCGACGACGGCGCGACGATCCCGAAGTCGGCCGCGCACACGTACGCGGGCGGGGACAACGTCAGCCCCGATCTGTCGTGGACGGGGGTGCCCGACGGGACGCAGAGCCTCGCGGTCACGTGCTACGACCCCGACGCGCCGACGACCGTCGGCTTCGTGCACTGGATCCTGTTCAACCTCCCGCCGGACACGACGTCGCTGCCCGCGGGCGCGGGCGCGCAGGGCAGGAGCCCGTCCGGCAGCGTGCTCGGGTTCACCGACTGGGGCGAGAGCCAGTACGGCGGGATGGCGCCGCCGCCGGGCGACGAGCCCCACCACTACCTGTTCACCGTGTACGCGCTCGACGTGCCGAAGCTCGACGCCGGCGCGACGTGCACCTACGCGTTCTTCCGGTTCTCCATCCGGGAGCACGTCCTCGCGACGGGTACGCTCACCGGCCGCTTCGGTCTCTGA
- a CDS encoding VOC family protein produces MASVNHVGLTVGDLDASLAFYTEVVGMTVVVPRYRSGGAWFDTLTGNHGAAIDVAMLQSGSLVLQLVQYHEGGDPVAFTGHARVGNVHLSIDVDDVEKKRAAIARTHDPTPIVGLPFPGARSFYVHDPDGVPVEFLQLPDDAHLPR; encoded by the coding sequence ATGGCGTCCGTGAACCACGTCGGCCTGACGGTCGGCGACCTCGACGCGTCGCTGGCCTTCTACACCGAGGTCGTCGGCATGACGGTCGTGGTGCCGAGGTACCGCAGCGGCGGCGCGTGGTTCGACACCCTCACCGGCAACCACGGCGCGGCGATCGACGTCGCGATGCTGCAGTCGGGATCCCTCGTGCTCCAGCTCGTGCAGTATCACGAGGGCGGTGATCCCGTCGCGTTCACGGGCCACGCACGGGTCGGCAACGTCCACCTCTCGATCGACGTCGACGACGTCGAGAAGAAGCGCGCCGCGATCGCGAGGACGCACGACCCGACGCCGATCGTCGGCCTGCCCTTCCCGGGCGCGCGAAGCTTCTACGTGCACGATCCCGACGGCGTCCCGGTCGAGTTCCTGCAGCTTCCCGACGACGCGCACCTGCCGCGCTGA
- a CDS encoding beta-phosphoglucomutase family hydrolase, with amino-acid sequence MLGLPDGVRACLFDLDGVLTETATIHAAAWKAMFDAYLHQRAERTGEPFVPFDEKEDYDRYVDGKPRADGTRSFLASRGIRLPDGSPADPPDAETVYGLGTRKNELVLRMIHERGVEPYPGSVRYVEAVRDAGLRRAVVSSSTNCHDVLVAAHIDTLFDERVDGVVAEREHLRGKPEPDTFLAGARALGVEPAQAVVFEDALAGVEAGRAGRFGFVVGVDRVGQRDALRAHGADVVVSDLSDLLAAPK; translated from the coding sequence GTGCTCGGTCTCCCCGACGGCGTCCGCGCGTGCCTGTTCGACCTCGACGGCGTGCTCACCGAGACGGCGACGATCCACGCGGCCGCGTGGAAGGCGATGTTCGACGCGTACCTCCACCAGCGCGCGGAGCGCACCGGCGAGCCGTTCGTCCCCTTCGACGAGAAGGAGGACTACGACCGCTACGTCGACGGCAAGCCGCGCGCCGACGGCACGCGTTCCTTCTTGGCGTCGCGCGGCATCCGACTCCCGGACGGATCGCCCGCCGATCCGCCCGACGCGGAGACCGTGTACGGGCTGGGCACACGCAAGAACGAGCTCGTCCTGCGCATGATCCACGAGCGCGGTGTCGAGCCCTATCCCGGCTCGGTGCGCTACGTCGAGGCGGTGCGCGACGCCGGCCTGCGGCGCGCCGTCGTCTCGTCCAGCACGAATTGCCACGACGTCCTCGTCGCCGCGCACATCGACACGCTGTTCGACGAGCGTGTCGACGGTGTCGTCGCGGAGCGCGAGCACCTGCGCGGCAAGCCCGAGCCGGACACGTTCCTCGCCGGTGCCCGTGCGCTCGGGGTCGAGCCCGCGCAGGCCGTCGTGTTCGAGGACGCGCTCGCCGGCGTCGAGGCGGGCCGCGCCGGCCGGTTCGGCTTCGTCGTCGGCGTCGACCGCGTCGGGCAGCGCGACGCGTTGCGCGCGCACGGTGCGGACGTCGTCGTGTCCGACCTCTCGGACCTCCTCGCCGCGCCGAAGTGA
- a CDS encoding class I adenylate-forming enzyme family protein, which yields MRLTWPDRTLPDEIHAALAGPGAPFELVTENVLGVDLQVFAKRARHLRELLTTAAERFGDRPYVVFPDRTLTYAEMVEHAAVVARSLQETYGVTKGDRVAIAAANCVEYAVTFWATTALGAITVAMNGWWTGPEMTYALGLTEPRVLLGDRRRIERLAGESVPDDLPVVVFEDDFASLERARPDDSDDVALPDVAIDEDDPYLILFTSGTTGRPKGALLSHRSNVHFVSMAILRAAEGIARHARATGRAPSRPPSLPVTISASPFFHVSGLNCQLVMACATGMTIVYPPPGRWREDVHLELTEKHRATAWSLVPTQLWRLLQWPDLDRYDLSSLKSVGGGSAVWPPELLRKLEEKLPNVRPGLGTGWGMTESNGGGTSLRSDSTYDHPDSIGNVAPSVELEIRDPETGAALGEGEVGEICIRTAALFLRYWNDPDATRAALDDERWYRTGDFGHVVDEFVYLEGRRQDLIIRGGENVYPAEIESRIIEHPDVDEVAVVGVDHPTLGQEVKAYVVARPGSLLSADEVRAFAATSLAAYKVPAHVELVGSLPHNATGKVLKHLLGKETPLQSTGFIEE from the coding sequence TTGCGACTCACCTGGCCGGACCGCACGCTCCCCGACGAGATCCACGCGGCGCTCGCGGGGCCGGGCGCGCCGTTCGAGCTCGTCACCGAGAACGTGCTCGGTGTCGACCTGCAGGTGTTCGCGAAGCGCGCGCGGCATCTGCGCGAGCTCCTCACGACGGCCGCCGAACGCTTCGGTGACCGGCCCTATGTCGTGTTCCCGGACCGCACGCTGACGTACGCGGAGATGGTCGAGCACGCGGCCGTCGTCGCCCGCTCGTTGCAGGAGACGTACGGCGTCACGAAGGGCGATCGTGTCGCGATCGCGGCCGCGAACTGCGTCGAGTACGCGGTCACGTTCTGGGCGACGACCGCGCTCGGAGCGATCACCGTCGCGATGAACGGCTGGTGGACCGGCCCCGAGATGACCTACGCGCTCGGCCTCACCGAGCCGCGCGTGCTGCTCGGCGACCGCCGCCGCATCGAGCGGCTCGCCGGCGAGTCCGTCCCCGACGACCTGCCCGTCGTCGTGTTCGAGGACGACTTCGCGTCGCTCGAACGCGCCCGTCCGGACGACTCGGACGACGTCGCGCTCCCCGACGTCGCCATCGACGAGGACGACCCGTACCTCATCCTGTTCACGAGTGGGACGACGGGACGGCCGAAGGGCGCGCTGCTGTCGCACCGCAGCAACGTCCACTTCGTGTCGATGGCGATCCTGCGCGCCGCCGAGGGGATCGCGCGGCACGCGCGCGCGACCGGTCGCGCTCCCTCGCGGCCGCCGTCGCTCCCCGTCACGATCTCCGCGTCGCCGTTCTTCCACGTCTCCGGTCTCAACTGCCAGCTCGTCATGGCGTGCGCGACCGGGATGACGATCGTGTACCCGCCGCCGGGCCGGTGGCGCGAGGACGTCCACCTCGAGCTGACCGAGAAGCACCGCGCGACGGCATGGTCGCTCGTGCCGACCCAGTTGTGGCGGCTCCTGCAGTGGCCCGACCTCGACCGCTACGACCTGTCCTCGCTGAAGAGCGTCGGCGGCGGGAGCGCGGTGTGGCCGCCGGAGCTGCTGCGCAAGCTGGAGGAGAAGCTGCCGAACGTGCGGCCCGGCCTCGGTACCGGTTGGGGCATGACGGAGTCGAACGGCGGCGGCACGTCGCTGCGTTCGGACTCGACGTACGACCACCCCGACAGCATCGGGAACGTCGCACCGTCGGTGGAGCTCGAGATCCGCGACCCGGAGACGGGTGCCGCGCTCGGCGAGGGCGAGGTCGGTGAGATCTGCATCCGCACCGCCGCGCTCTTCCTGCGCTACTGGAACGATCCCGACGCGACGCGCGCCGCCCTCGACGACGAGCGGTGGTACCGCACGGGCGACTTCGGACACGTCGTCGACGAGTTCGTGTACCTCGAGGGGCGCCGCCAGGACCTCATCATCCGGGGCGGCGAGAACGTCTATCCCGCGGAGATCGAGAGCCGGATCATCGAGCACCCGGACGTCGACGAGGTCGCGGTCGTCGGCGTCGACCACCCGACGCTCGGGCAGGAGGTCAAGGCGTACGTCGTGGCCCGTCCGGGCAGCTTGCTCTCGGCCGACGAGGTCCGCGCGTTCGCGGCGACGTCACTCGCCGCCTACAAGGTGCCCGCGCACGTCGAGCTGGTCGGATCGCTCCCCCACAACGCGACGGGCAAGGTCCTCAAGCACCTGCTCGGCAAGGAGACCCCGCTGCAGTCGACCGGCTTCATCGAGGAGTGA
- a CDS encoding NADPH:quinone oxidoreductase family protein: MRAAMCRSHGAPEAVTVEDIPDPVPGPDEVRVSVAAAAVNFPDVLLVANEYQVHVPVPFVVGSELAGRVDEVGTNVRELRVGDRVFGATMVGAFAEKAVVHAAGLSRTPDGVDDASAAAFGVAHRTAYHALRSVASVQSGDEVIVLGAGGGVGLAAVQVATVLGASVTAIASSDEKLDAAKACGATRTVQPRAGELRAQLREVLPEGADVVLDPVGGDVAEPALRALRWGGRFVTVGYASGEIPRIPLNLVLLKGVTILGYDARSFMTHDPERAQRDERELMDLLAAGDLKPHIGARFTLDDTPAALRYVADRRAIGKVVIDVRPPVTPR, encoded by the coding sequence ATGCGCGCCGCGATGTGCCGTTCCCACGGCGCACCCGAGGCCGTCACCGTGGAGGACATACCCGACCCGGTGCCCGGGCCCGACGAGGTGCGCGTCTCGGTCGCCGCGGCCGCGGTCAACTTCCCCGACGTCCTCCTGGTCGCGAACGAGTACCAGGTGCACGTCCCGGTCCCGTTCGTCGTGGGCAGCGAGCTCGCGGGCCGCGTCGACGAGGTCGGCACGAACGTGCGCGAGCTCCGCGTGGGCGACCGCGTCTTCGGCGCCACGATGGTCGGCGCGTTCGCGGAGAAGGCCGTCGTGCACGCGGCCGGGCTGTCGCGCACGCCGGACGGCGTCGACGACGCGTCCGCGGCCGCGTTCGGCGTCGCGCACCGCACCGCGTACCACGCGCTCCGTTCGGTCGCGAGCGTGCAGTCGGGCGACGAGGTGATCGTCCTCGGCGCGGGTGGCGGTGTGGGGCTCGCCGCGGTGCAGGTCGCGACGGTGCTCGGCGCGTCGGTGACCGCGATCGCGTCGAGCGACGAGAAGCTCGACGCCGCGAAGGCGTGCGGCGCGACCCGCACCGTGCAGCCACGCGCCGGCGAGCTGCGCGCGCAGCTGCGCGAGGTGCTCCCCGAGGGCGCCGACGTCGTCCTCGACCCCGTCGGCGGCGACGTCGCCGAGCCGGCGTTGCGCGCGCTCCGGTGGGGCGGCCGGTTCGTGACCGTGGGCTACGCGTCCGGCGAGATCCCCCGCATCCCGCTCAACCTCGTGTTGCTGAAGGGCGTCACGATCCTCGGCTACGACGCGCGCAGCTTCATGACGCACGACCCCGAGCGCGCGCAGCGCGACGAGCGGGAGCTCATGGACCTCCTCGCCGCGGGCGACCTGAAGCCCCACATCGGCGCACGCTTCACGCTCGACGACACGCCCGCCGCGCTGCGCTACGTCGCGGACCGCCGCGCGATCGGCAAGGTCGTCATCGACGTCCGCCCTCCCGTCACTCCTCGATGA
- a CDS encoding VOC family protein — translation MTQILGQFCIHVRDLERAIGFWEGVVGIPVQSRTDIPDVKEAVLQAPQGGSRLQLAQRLDRDEPVDMGTAMWKLYVNTSDCQALYDRAIAAGCESVTPPMRTERWPVTIAFVKDFDGYLVELVEYHEGTPPGVPDPKHP, via the coding sequence GTGACGCAGATCCTCGGTCAGTTCTGCATCCACGTGCGCGACCTCGAGCGCGCGATCGGCTTCTGGGAAGGTGTCGTCGGCATCCCGGTCCAGAGCCGGACCGACATCCCCGACGTCAAGGAAGCGGTCCTGCAGGCACCGCAGGGCGGATCGCGTCTGCAGCTCGCCCAGCGGCTCGATCGCGACGAGCCCGTCGACATGGGCACCGCGATGTGGAAGCTGTACGTGAACACGAGCGACTGCCAGGCGCTCTACGACAGGGCGATCGCGGCGGGCTGCGAGTCGGTCACGCCGCCGATGCGCACCGAACGCTGGCCCGTCACCATCGCGTTCGTGAAGGACTTCGACGGGTACCTCGTCGAGCTCGTGGAGTACCACGAGGGCACGCCGCCCGGCGTCCCCGACCCGAAGCATCCGTGA
- a CDS encoding EthD family reductase, with the protein MIRFSVLYPATEGARFDHDYYRDKHVPLAAKAWNPVRVEIDKGVNGPYVAAVHFVFESNDAVQAALGSDQTAAIMADVANYTDVSPVVQTSEIVES; encoded by the coding sequence GTGATCAGGTTCTCGGTGCTGTACCCCGCGACGGAAGGCGCCCGCTTCGACCACGACTACTACCGCGACAAGCACGTCCCGCTCGCGGCGAAGGCATGGAATCCCGTACGGGTGGAGATCGACAAGGGCGTGAACGGCCCGTACGTCGCCGCGGTCCACTTCGTGTTCGAGTCGAACGACGCCGTGCAGGCCGCGTTGGGGTCGGACCAGACTGCGGCGATCATGGCCGACGTCGCGAACTACACCGACGTCTCGCCCGTGGTGCAGACGAGCGAGATCGTGGAGAGCTGA